From Crassaminicella indica, one genomic window encodes:
- a CDS encoding CBS domain-containing protein, with amino-acid sequence MKGKDIMNQPAITFKTNDTLAHALKIMNKKNINGAPVIDENNELAGMVVKADLYRFLISPGHYDSCPLEWVMTKDVITSNKDEDILTISKRLRNNNIVAMPIVEGKKVLGMISFEDIIDYFIKKQDIAD; translated from the coding sequence ATGAAAGGAAAAGATATTATGAATCAACCTGCTATTACTTTTAAAACCAATGACACCCTTGCCCATGCTCTAAAGATAATGAATAAAAAGAATATCAACGGAGCACCTGTTATTGATGAAAATAACGAGTTAGCAGGAATGGTCGTAAAAGCAGATCTTTACAGATTTTTAATATCACCAGGTCATTATGATAGCTGCCCTTTAGAATGGGTAATGACAAAAGATGTAATCACCTCTAATAAAGACGAAGATATTCTTACAATCTCCAAACGGTTAAGAAATAACAACATCGTTGCTATGCCTATTGTAGAAGGTAAAAAAGTATTAGGTATGATTTCTTTTGAAGATATTATTGATTATTTCATTAAAAAGCAGGATATTGCTGATTAA
- a CDS encoding ABC transporter permease: MNSWDLFKMGFHNLWRKKTRTFLTVLGVIIGTCSIVVMISIGIANDRGTKEWIESMGDLSVIEVESSRYYYDDSRSSKKEATLDDKGVAKLEKIPGVKAVMPIKQMRLKVQSGKMLGRVNVIGVKPEIMEDFGFTVKEGRLLLPSDKEALVFGSEVAYDFYNPRSRNRYNYSEEPKVKLLNSKLIVTSDMNYGEKRRNQSRYYDDYKPPKPHKVKGVGLLEESGGEKDWNAYMNMATLEKYIKEDKAARHERRRSSDNEDQYESIKVKVEDIEQVEEIQKKIKDMGFQAHSLTDWLKSMKEQMRKTQAILGAIGGVSLLVAAIGITNTMIMSIYERTREIGVMKVLGANLDDIKRLFLFEAAMIGFVGGILGVMISYALSYGLNKFGEGSMNGMGMMGGMAGSGGMSIIPIELALIGVAFATVVGIISGYLPARRAMNLSALEAIKTE, encoded by the coding sequence ATGAATAGTTGGGATTTATTCAAAATGGGCTTTCACAACCTATGGAGAAAAAAGACGAGGACATTTTTGACTGTTTTAGGTGTAATTATTGGGACATGTTCTATTGTTGTAATGATATCTATTGGTATTGCAAATGATAGAGGAACTAAAGAATGGATTGAAAGCATGGGAGATTTAAGTGTTATTGAAGTAGAGTCTTCAAGATATTATTATGATGATTCAAGAAGCTCTAAAAAAGAAGCAACTCTTGATGATAAAGGAGTTGCAAAGCTTGAAAAAATCCCAGGGGTAAAAGCAGTAATGCCTATAAAGCAAATGCGACTTAAAGTACAATCAGGAAAAATGCTAGGACGTGTTAATGTAATAGGTGTGAAGCCTGAGATTATGGAGGATTTTGGATTTACTGTAAAAGAAGGCAGACTTCTTTTACCATCTGATAAAGAAGCGTTAGTTTTTGGTAGCGAAGTTGCTTATGATTTTTATAATCCTAGATCAAGAAACAGATATAATTATTCAGAGGAACCAAAAGTAAAGCTGTTAAACAGCAAATTGATAGTTACATCTGATATGAACTATGGAGAAAAAAGAAGAAATCAAAGTAGGTATTATGATGACTATAAACCACCAAAGCCTCATAAGGTAAAAGGGGTAGGGCTTTTAGAGGAAAGTGGTGGCGAAAAGGATTGGAATGCCTATATGAATATGGCTACACTTGAAAAATATATAAAAGAAGATAAAGCTGCAAGACATGAAAGAAGGAGATCTTCTGATAATGAAGATCAATATGAGAGCATCAAGGTAAAGGTAGAAGATATTGAACAGGTAGAAGAAATCCAAAAAAAGATAAAGGATATGGGATTTCAAGCACATAGCTTGACAGATTGGTTAAAGTCTATGAAGGAACAGATGAGAAAAACACAGGCTATATTAGGTGCTATTGGTGGTGTAAGTTTGCTTGTAGCTGCTATTGGAATTACGAATACTATGATTATGAGTATTTATGAGAGAACTAGAGAAATAGGTGTTATGAAGGTACTTGGAGCAAATCTTGATGATATTAAAAGATTATTTTTATTTGAAGCAGCTATGATTGGTTTTGTTGGAGGTATATTAGGTGTAATGATTAGTTATGCATTATCCTATGGGCTTAATAAATTTGGAGAAGGCTCTATGAATGGTATGGGGATGATGGGAGGCATGGCAGGGAGTGGTGGCATGTCTATTATCCCTATAGAACTTGCATTGATAGGAGTTGCTTTTGCAACGGTTGTTGGGATTATATCAGGATACTTACCAGCAAGACGTGCTATGAATTTAAGTGCATTAGAAGCTATAAAAACAGAATAA
- a CDS encoding COG1361 S-layer family protein codes for MKNRTIIGLLIFMMLISICSTESIISYAEDDGYANLIIGRNREVPTFEPGEEVRFVIPIENIGTGNAQDVVVSLDTSDLKNFPFEMEKMSATKRISSIHGKSDEDVAFYLKVAMNAEAKTYPINVNVRYSGGSASATVYVKIQENRQKPSLKLMNVRYKEGSIFAGQHTTMTLELQNAGETVAKDISLSFEGLKADGIRLDGYVDIPKIQEIQGKHFKEVPVKIYADEDLKSGTYELDLVMKYKDEYLHEYEEKKKIYVPVDGVEDQELDFGFENLTYPEDGINTSEDFIIAFDLKNLSGKDAKNLKVSVDAGAEILPKSASIKNIKTLASGQSTHMEFKLFAKDGIESKSYPVKINVEYGLKGSKSDENHSLSQYVGIFVKGDYSNLTPKVIIDNYNYGKEYIKTGETFPLTITFFNTNKSTAVRNIKVTLNSEGDVFAPVGSSNSFFIEEIGANARVKKTIKLKAKADAEQKTYNLNVDMEYEDSTGKDHSAKENIGVNVIQEVRFETSDVKIPDECFEGEPCGLSIDFYNLGRGTLRNMMIHTEGDFEIKDGSSYIGNVEAGKDDYYDVSVVPTKEGKAAGKIIFKFEDAVGNPYEIVKAFEINALKMEAPPMPPEGMEMEGAENDSSKKWIWISIGVVVAVAGFVIYRKRKKKAKEVTIDE; via the coding sequence ATGAAGAATAGGACAATTATTGGACTTTTGATATTTATGATGTTGATTAGTATTTGTAGTACAGAAAGCATCATTTCATATGCAGAGGATGATGGCTATGCAAATTTGATTATAGGAAGAAATAGAGAAGTACCTACTTTTGAACCAGGAGAAGAAGTAAGATTTGTTATTCCTATAGAAAATATAGGTACTGGTAATGCACAGGATGTAGTTGTATCTTTAGATACAAGTGATTTGAAAAATTTTCCTTTTGAAATGGAAAAAATGTCTGCGACTAAAAGAATTTCATCTATTCACGGAAAAAGCGATGAAGATGTAGCATTTTATTTGAAGGTTGCTATGAATGCAGAAGCAAAAACTTATCCTATCAATGTAAATGTTAGATATAGTGGCGGAAGTGCATCAGCAACAGTATATGTAAAAATACAAGAAAACCGTCAAAAGCCTTCTTTGAAACTAATGAATGTAAGATATAAAGAAGGAAGTATATTTGCAGGGCAACATACTACGATGACGCTAGAGCTTCAAAATGCAGGAGAAACAGTAGCAAAGGATATAAGCTTAAGCTTTGAAGGACTTAAGGCAGATGGTATTAGATTAGATGGTTATGTAGATATACCAAAGATTCAAGAGATACAAGGAAAGCATTTTAAAGAGGTGCCAGTAAAAATATATGCAGATGAAGATTTAAAAAGTGGTACATATGAACTTGATCTTGTAATGAAGTACAAGGATGAATATTTGCATGAATATGAAGAAAAGAAAAAGATATATGTACCTGTAGATGGTGTAGAAGATCAAGAATTAGATTTTGGATTTGAAAATTTAACTTATCCTGAAGATGGTATAAATACGAGTGAGGATTTTATTATTGCTTTTGATTTAAAGAATTTATCAGGAAAGGATGCAAAAAACTTAAAGGTTAGTGTAGATGCAGGAGCTGAAATATTACCAAAATCAGCATCTATAAAAAATATAAAGACTTTAGCTTCAGGTCAATCTACGCATATGGAGTTTAAATTATTTGCAAAGGATGGTATTGAATCAAAAAGTTATCCTGTAAAGATTAATGTAGAATATGGATTAAAGGGTTCAAAATCAGATGAAAATCATTCATTAAGTCAATATGTTGGTATATTTGTAAAGGGAGATTATTCAAACTTAACACCAAAGGTTATTATAGATAATTATAATTATGGTAAGGAATATATCAAAACAGGGGAAACTTTTCCTCTTACTATAACCTTTTTTAATACGAATAAAAGCACAGCTGTAAGAAATATTAAGGTAACCTTAAACTCAGAAGGAGATGTCTTTGCACCTGTGGGAAGTAGCAATTCTTTCTTCATAGAAGAGATCGGCGCAAATGCTCGTGTGAAAAAGACTATAAAATTAAAGGCTAAGGCAGATGCAGAACAAAAGACGTATAATCTAAATGTAGATATGGAATATGAGGACAGCACAGGAAAAGATCATTCAGCAAAGGAAAATATAGGGGTAAATGTGATTCAAGAAGTAAGATTTGAGACATCAGATGTTAAAATTCCAGATGAATGCTTTGAAGGAGAGCCTTGTGGATTATCTATAGATTTTTATAATCTAGGAAGAGGAACTTTAAGAAACATGATGATTCATACAGAAGGTGATTTTGAAATAAAAGATGGGAGCAGTTATATAGGTAATGTAGAGGCAGGTAAGGACGATTATTATGATGTTTCAGTAGTTCCAACAAAGGAAGGGAAAGCAGCTGGAAAAATTATATTCAAATTTGAAGATGCTGTAGGAAATCCATATGAGATCGTAAAAGCTTTTGAAATCAATGCACTAAAAATGGAAGCACCACCTATGCCTCCAGAAGGTATGGAAATGGAAGGAGCAGAGAATGATTCATCAAAAAAATGGATTTGGATTTCAATAGGCGTTGTGGTAGCTGTTGCAGGCTTTGTAATATATAGAAAGCGAAAAAAGAAAGCCAAGGAAGTGACTATAGATGAATAG
- the purM gene encoding phosphoribosylformylglycinamidine cyclo-ligase — protein sequence MEKLTYKDAGVDVTEGVKAVKLMKEHVRKTFTKNVLCGLGGFGGLFELDLEGYKKPVLVSGTDGVGTKLKIAFLMDKHDTVGQDCVAMCVNDILCQGAKPLFFLDYIATGKLKSEKIADIVKGIADGCIKAGCSLVGGETAEMPGFYSTGEYDMAGFAVGVVDKEKIIDGSNIKMGDVLIGLPSSGIHSNGYSLVRKLFFNTLDYKVDQYIKELGCTLGEELIKPTRIYVDVCSKVMEKFSIKGMIHMTGGGFYENIPRILPRGLGVDIYLGSFDILPIFCLIQNLGNIETNEMFSTFNMGIGMIMIVSEEDAEKMIEYLKSLDEKAYIIGRVTAKEGVILCQK from the coding sequence ATGGAAAAGTTAACTTATAAAGATGCAGGAGTAGATGTTACGGAGGGAGTAAAAGCAGTTAAGCTCATGAAGGAGCATGTAAGGAAGACTTTTACTAAAAATGTTCTTTGTGGTTTAGGAGGATTTGGCGGATTATTTGAACTAGACTTAGAAGGATACAAAAAACCTGTATTGGTATCAGGAACAGATGGGGTAGGGACAAAGCTTAAGATTGCATTTTTGATGGATAAGCATGATACAGTAGGTCAAGATTGTGTAGCTATGTGTGTTAATGATATTTTGTGTCAAGGGGCAAAGCCGTTATTTTTCCTTGATTATATTGCAACAGGGAAATTAAAGTCTGAAAAAATTGCAGATATCGTAAAGGGGATAGCAGATGGATGTATCAAGGCGGGTTGTTCTCTTGTTGGAGGAGAAACAGCAGAGATGCCTGGCTTTTATAGTACTGGAGAATATGACATGGCAGGTTTTGCAGTAGGCGTTGTAGATAAGGAAAAAATTATTGATGGATCTAATATAAAGATGGGAGATGTACTCATAGGACTCCCTTCTAGTGGGATTCATAGTAATGGATATTCACTAGTTAGAAAGTTGTTTTTTAATACATTAGATTATAAAGTAGATCAGTATATAAAAGAATTAGGATGTACTTTAGGAGAAGAATTAATTAAGCCTACTAGAATTTATGTAGATGTTTGCAGTAAAGTTATGGAAAAATTCTCTATAAAGGGAATGATACACATGACTGGTGGAGGCTTTTATGAAAATATCCCAAGAATTCTGCCACGTGGATTAGGAGTAGATATTTATTTAGGGAGTTTTGACATATTGCCAATCTTTTGTTTGATTCAAAATTTAGGAAATATAGAAACTAATGAAATGTTTAGCACCTTTAATATGGGAATAGGAATGATCATGATAGTATCAGAGGAAGATGCTGAAAAAATGATTGAATATTTAAAGAGTTTAGATGAAAAAGCTTATATTATTGGCAGAGTTACTGCAAAGGAAGGCGTTATATTATGTCAAAAATAA
- the purD gene encoding phosphoribosylamine--glycine ligase yields MKILVVGSGGREHAIVWKLHKSPKVDKIYCAPGNAGTHSIAENVDIRVDDIEGLCAFAKENKIDLTVVGPEVPLVLGIVDRFEKVGLAIFGPNKKCAQLEGSKAFTKEFLIRHHIPTARYKSFTSFEEAKKAVGIYGYPMVIKADGLAAGKGVVIADDEHEALRAIDEMMKNRKFGEAGEKIVIEEYLTGTEASILCFVDGESIVPMVSAQDYKKVFDEDEGPNTGGMGSYSPSIIYDEKLSKEVREKILVPTIEGFKRDELNFKGILFIGLMITKEGAKVLEFNVRFGDPETQTVLVRLKTDLVEIIESILEGSLKTQKILWSNKKAVCVVLTSGGYPDSYEKGKEIQGLADIDDDVFIFHAGTKMLDGKILTNGGRVLGVSALGDTIDEARKKAYENASRISFDNMYYRKDIGKIIKK; encoded by the coding sequence ATGAAGATATTGGTAGTTGGTAGTGGTGGTAGGGAGCATGCTATTGTATGGAAACTCCATAAAAGTCCGAAGGTAGATAAAATTTATTGTGCACCAGGAAATGCTGGAACTCATTCAATAGCTGAAAATGTAGATATTAGGGTAGATGATATTGAAGGTCTTTGTGCTTTTGCAAAGGAAAATAAAATAGATTTAACTGTTGTAGGGCCTGAGGTTCCATTGGTGCTAGGTATTGTAGATCGTTTTGAAAAGGTAGGGTTAGCCATTTTTGGGCCTAATAAAAAATGTGCTCAGCTAGAAGGGAGCAAAGCATTTACAAAGGAATTTTTAATAAGACATCATATTCCTACAGCTAGATATAAAAGCTTTACGAGCTTTGAAGAAGCAAAAAAAGCAGTAGGTATTTATGGATATCCTATGGTTATTAAGGCAGATGGATTAGCAGCTGGAAAAGGTGTTGTGATTGCAGACGATGAACATGAAGCTTTAAGAGCTATAGATGAGATGATGAAAAATAGGAAATTTGGAGAAGCTGGAGAAAAAATAGTGATTGAAGAATATTTAACAGGGACAGAAGCTTCTATATTGTGCTTTGTAGATGGAGAAAGTATTGTACCTATGGTAAGTGCACAGGATTATAAAAAGGTTTTTGATGAAGATGAAGGACCGAATACGGGTGGGATGGGAAGTTATTCCCCAAGTATTATATATGATGAAAAGCTTAGTAAAGAAGTAAGAGAAAAAATCCTTGTTCCTACTATTGAAGGCTTTAAAAGAGATGAATTGAATTTTAAAGGGATTCTTTTTATTGGTCTTATGATTACGAAAGAAGGAGCAAAGGTTTTAGAGTTTAATGTTCGATTTGGAGATCCAGAGACTCAAACAGTACTAGTAAGGTTAAAGACAGATTTAGTAGAAATCATAGAGAGCATTTTAGAAGGAAGCTTAAAGACACAAAAAATCCTGTGGAGTAATAAAAAGGCAGTTTGTGTGGTTCTCACATCAGGAGGATATCCAGACAGCTATGAAAAAGGAAAAGAAATTCAAGGTCTTGCAGATATAGATGATGATGTATTTATTTTTCATGCAGGGACAAAGATGCTAGATGGAAAAATTTTAACTAATGGAGGAAGAGTGTTAGGGGTTAGTGCTTTAGGAGATACTATAGATGAAGCTCGAAAAAAAGCGTATGAAAATGCGTCAAGAATTTCTTTTGATAATATGTACTATAGAAAAGATATCGGAAAAATAATAAAAAAATAA
- the purN gene encoding phosphoribosylglycinamide formyltransferase, with translation MSKINIAVLVSGGGTNLQALIDHIENGYIDGKIEVVISSKEDAYALKRAKKHGIEGIYIGKNNYYSLKERNLKILEILEEKQIDLIVLAGYMSILDEKLVKRYKNRIMNIHPSLIPSFCGKGFYGKKVHQAVIDYGVKLTGATVHFVDEGTDTGPVILQKSVDVKDDDTVEDLAKRVLAIEHEILPMAVKLFAEGKLKVTGRKVRIGGF, from the coding sequence ATGTCAAAAATAAATATAGCAGTATTGGTATCTGGTGGAGGGACAAATCTGCAAGCACTTATTGATCATATTGAAAATGGTTATATAGATGGAAAAATAGAAGTAGTGATTTCTAGCAAAGAAGATGCGTATGCTCTAAAAAGAGCTAAAAAGCATGGGATTGAAGGAATTTATATAGGAAAAAATAATTACTATAGCTTAAAGGAGAGAAACCTTAAAATTCTTGAAATATTAGAAGAGAAACAAATAGACTTAATTGTTCTTGCTGGATATATGAGCATTTTAGATGAGAAGCTTGTTAAAAGATATAAAAATCGCATTATGAATATTCATCCTTCTTTGATCCCTAGCTTTTGTGGAAAAGGCTTTTATGGGAAGAAGGTACATCAAGCAGTTATTGATTATGGTGTAAAGCTAACAGGTGCAACTGTGCATTTTGTAGATGAAGGAACAGACACAGGTCCTGTCATCCTGCAAAAAAGCGTAGATGTAAAGGATGATGATACAGTAGAGGATTTAGCAAAAAGAGTATTGGCTATAGAGCATGAAATTCTTCCTATGGCAGTTAAGCTATTTGCTGAGGGCAAATTAAAGGTTACAGGAAGAAAAGTAAGAATAGGGGGCTTTTAA
- a CDS encoding YbjQ family protein, producing MILVNTDFISGKKLETISIVKGSTIQSKHVGKDILSGLKTLVGGELGAYREMMDEARAIATKRMVEEAEKLGADGVINIRYATSAIMQGAAEVIVYGTAVKFIG from the coding sequence ATGATCTTAGTAAATACTGATTTTATTAGCGGTAAAAAATTAGAAACAATTTCTATTGTAAAGGGAAGTACAATACAGTCAAAGCATGTTGGAAAAGATATTTTAAGTGGATTAAAAACTTTAGTAGGTGGAGAACTTGGAGCTTATAGAGAAATGATGGATGAGGCAAGAGCTATTGCTACTAAAAGAATGGTAGAAGAAGCTGAAAAGTTAGGAGCTGATGGGGTAATCAATATAAGATATGCTACTAGTGCAATTATGCAGGGAGCTGCTGAAGTAATAGTTTATGGAACAGCTGTGAAGTTTATAGGCTAA
- a CDS encoding ABC transporter ATP-binding protein, with protein sequence MINIVEIKNVRKVYRVGDEKIVALNDVSLEIKKGEVCCFLGTSGSGKSTLLNMMAGLEKPTKGIIKINGKNVEKMNEKQLAKFRQKYIGFIFQSYNLLPALTALENVSLPLTFRGMKKKEREKISLEMLNAVGLKKYVTHKPTQMSGGQQQRVGIARAFVSKPPIIFADEPTGNLDSKTTHEVMHLMLEIAKENDQTLIIVTHDRSIAEYADKIVYILDGNIEKIEEK encoded by the coding sequence ATTATTAATATAGTTGAAATAAAGAATGTTCGAAAGGTATATAGAGTAGGGGATGAAAAGATAGTAGCCTTAAATGATGTTTCCCTGGAAATAAAAAAAGGAGAAGTTTGTTGTTTTTTAGGAACTTCAGGTTCAGGCAAGTCTACCCTTTTAAATATGATGGCGGGACTTGAAAAACCAACAAAAGGAATCATAAAGATCAATGGGAAAAATGTTGAAAAAATGAATGAGAAACAGCTTGCAAAGTTTCGACAAAAGTATATAGGGTTTATTTTTCAGTCGTATAATCTATTGCCAGCACTTACAGCCCTTGAAAATGTAAGCTTACCGTTAACCTTTAGAGGAATGAAAAAAAAGGAAAGAGAGAAAATTTCCTTGGAAATGTTAAATGCTGTTGGCCTTAAAAAATATGTTACGCACAAGCCTACCCAAATGAGTGGAGGGCAGCAGCAGAGAGTAGGAATTGCTAGAGCTTTTGTTAGCAAACCACCTATTATTTTTGCAGACGAACCAACAGGAAACTTAGATTCCAAAACAACCCATGAAGTAATGCACTTAATGCTAGAAATAGCAAAAGAAAATGATCAGACACTAATCATTGTAACTCATGATAGAAGTATTGCAGAATATGCAGATAAAATTGTATATATTTTAGATGGGAACATTGAAAAGATTGAAGAAAAATAA
- a CDS encoding NifB/NifX family molybdenum-iron cluster-binding protein yields MKICVSSLGNEKGAMMDSRFGRCPYFAIYDTETKTYEFIENSGVTASGGAGIAAGQQVVNKGVEVLITGFLGPNAMKVLMGGKVKPYHGKGGTIEEEIKLYEEGKLEIIENAGPAHFGMGK; encoded by the coding sequence ATGAAAATATGTGTTTCAAGTTTAGGAAATGAAAAGGGTGCTATGATGGATTCAAGATTTGGGAGATGTCCATATTTTGCAATCTATGATACAGAAACAAAAACATATGAGTTTATTGAAAACAGTGGTGTAACAGCATCAGGTGGAGCTGGTATTGCTGCAGGGCAGCAGGTTGTAAATAAAGGAGTAGAAGTACTTATTACTGGATTTTTAGGTCCAAATGCTATGAAGGTATTGATGGGTGGAAAGGTTAAGCCATATCATGGAAAAGGTGGAACTATAGAAGAAGAAATCAAATTATATGAAGAAGGAAAGCTAGAGATTATTGAAAATGCTGGACCTGCACATTTTGGAATGGGAAAATAA
- the purH gene encoding bifunctional phosphoribosylaminoimidazolecarboxamide formyltransferase/IMP cyclohydrolase, producing MIKRALISVSDKRGIVEFAKKLTKLGVEIISTGGTAKILMENDIRVIPISDITDFPECLDGRVKTLHPAVHGGLLAIRDNSDHMKQLEELKIKPIDLIAINLYPFKETISKEEVKLEEAIENIDIGGPTMLRSAAKNHKDVVVVCNPDDYTLIIDELEKNKEVSYDTKYRLALKVFEHTAHYDALIADYLRKQIDEDFPDLLTMTFEKVQDLRYGENPHQRAVFYKEITQTKGSLVEAKKLHGKELSFNNINDANGALELLKEYTEPTVVAVKHTNACGVGTGYDIYDAYLKAYKCDPISIFGGIIAANRTIDKRTAEEINKIFVEIVIAPSFDEEALNILKSKKNIRLLELSNIDKKQFADAIDIKKVNGGLLIQELDNELYGQELKIVTERIPTKKEMDDLAFAWKVVKHIKSNGIVLAKDGQTIGIGPGQVNRIWAVENAIKQSNVSVRGSIMASDAFFPFADCVETAAKAGVTAIIQPGGSIRDQESIDMANKYGIAMVFTGMRHFKH from the coding sequence ATGATTAAGCGTGCTTTAATAAGTGTTTCTGATAAAAGAGGGATAGTTGAATTTGCAAAAAAACTGACTAAGCTAGGTGTTGAAATTATATCTACTGGTGGAACAGCAAAGATACTTATGGAAAATGATATAAGAGTCATTCCTATATCAGATATTACTGATTTTCCAGAATGTCTTGACGGAAGAGTAAAAACCTTGCATCCAGCAGTTCATGGAGGACTGCTTGCAATAAGAGATAATTCTGATCATATGAAGCAATTAGAGGAATTAAAAATAAAGCCTATTGATTTGATAGCAATTAATTTATATCCTTTTAAGGAAACTATTTCAAAGGAAGAGGTAAAACTAGAGGAAGCTATTGAAAATATCGATATAGGTGGACCTACAATGCTTAGAAGTGCAGCAAAAAACCATAAAGATGTGGTAGTTGTTTGCAATCCTGATGACTATACATTGATTATAGATGAATTAGAAAAAAATAAAGAAGTATCTTATGATACAAAATATCGATTAGCACTAAAGGTATTTGAGCATACAGCGCATTATGATGCTTTAATAGCTGATTATTTAAGAAAGCAAATTGATGAAGATTTTCCAGATTTACTAACTATGACATTTGAAAAGGTACAGGATTTAAGATATGGGGAAAACCCTCACCAAAGGGCAGTATTCTATAAAGAAATTACGCAAACGAAAGGTTCTTTAGTAGAAGCTAAAAAGCTTCATGGTAAGGAGCTTTCCTTTAATAATATAAATGATGCAAATGGAGCATTAGAGCTTTTAAAAGAATATACAGAGCCTACAGTAGTAGCAGTAAAGCATACTAATGCTTGTGGGGTAGGAACTGGATATGATATTTATGATGCTTATCTAAAAGCATATAAATGTGATCCTATTTCTATATTTGGTGGGATTATAGCTGCAAATCGTACTATTGATAAAAGAACAGCAGAAGAGATAAATAAGATTTTTGTGGAGATTGTTATTGCTCCTTCTTTTGATGAAGAAGCATTAAATATTTTAAAATCCAAAAAGAATATAAGGCTTTTAGAGCTTTCAAATATAGATAAAAAACAATTTGCAGATGCAATAGATATAAAAAAAGTAAATGGTGGATTATTAATACAAGAGCTTGATAATGAATTGTATGGACAAGAATTAAAGATTGTTACAGAAAGAATTCCTACAAAGAAAGAAATGGATGATTTAGCTTTTGCATGGAAGGTTGTAAAGCATATTAAGTCTAATGGTATTGTTTTAGCCAAAGATGGACAGACAATCGGTATTGGACCTGGACAGGTGAATAGAATTTGGGCAGTAGAGAATGCTATCAAGCAATCAAATGTATCTGTAAGGGGAAGCATTATGGCATCAGATGCGTTCTTTCCATTTGCAGACTGCGTAGAGACGGCGGCAAAGGCAGGAGTTACAGCTATCATTCAGCCGGGTGGATCTATAAGAGATCAGGAGTCTATTGATATGGCAAATAAGTACGGTATAGCAATGGTGTTTACTGGAATGAGGCATTTTAAGCATTAA
- a CDS encoding Mrp/NBP35 family ATP-binding protein: protein MIQKEKPMEGTSIKKIIAVMSGKGGVGKSSVTSLMAVALRNKGYKVGIMDADITGPSIPKIFGVNNQRAFSDGKSIVPVETVTGIKVISLNLLVDQEDAPVVWRGPLIAGTVKQFFTDVAWGDLDVLLIDMPPGTGDVPLTIMQSVPVDGIVVVSSPQDLVKLIVKKSVNMAKMMATPIYGIVENMSYFECPDCNKKHYIFGEGKIEEAAKEMNIDVIEKLPIDPEFVSLCDEGKVEVFGKMRFGFCESFGNKIEDKIGGIE from the coding sequence ATGATACAAAAAGAGAAGCCGATGGAAGGTACAAGCATTAAAAAAATTATCGCTGTAATGAGTGGTAAAGGAGGAGTAGGAAAGAGTTCAGTTACTTCTTTAATGGCTGTAGCTTTAAGAAATAAAGGGTACAAGGTAGGAATTATGGATGCAGATATAACAGGCCCTAGTATTCCTAAAATATTTGGCGTAAATAATCAAAGAGCTTTTTCTGATGGAAAAAGTATAGTACCTGTTGAAACTGTTACAGGCATTAAAGTGATATCATTAAATCTGTTAGTGGATCAAGAAGATGCTCCAGTTGTTTGGAGAGGTCCACTTATTGCAGGAACAGTAAAACAATTTTTTACAGATGTGGCATGGGGAGATTTAGATGTATTACTTATTGATATGCCTCCAGGAACAGGAGATGTACCACTTACTATTATGCAGTCAGTTCCAGTAGACGGTATTGTGGTTGTTTCTTCTCCACAGGATTTGGTCAAATTGATTGTGAAAAAATCTGTCAATATGGCAAAAATGATGGCAACACCTATTTATGGTATTGTTGAGAATATGAGCTATTTTGAATGTCCAGACTGTAATAAAAAACACTATATATTTGGAGAAGGTAAAATAGAAGAAGCAGCAAAGGAAATGAATATAGACGTAATCGAAAAACTTCCAATTGATCCTGAATTTGTATCATTATGTGATGAAGGAAAAGTTGAAGTATTTGGAAAAATGCGTTTTGGATTTTGTGAAAGCTTTGGAAATAAAATAGAAGATAAAATAGGAGGGATTGAATAA